From Labeo rohita strain BAU-BD-2019 chromosome 18, IGBB_LRoh.1.0, whole genome shotgun sequence, the proteins below share one genomic window:
- the nucb2b gene encoding nucleobindin-2b produces MWRLSHFCLVLFLWACLDALPVAVDKTKVSPPAEELEPPKSADTGLHYDRYLREVIDFLEKDPHFREKLHNTDMEDIKQGKLAKELDFVSHHVRTKLDELKRQEVNRLRTLIKVKQDMNGDKGMTVDHQALLKQFEHLDHVNPHTFEVEDLDRLIKSATNDLENFDKERHEDFKKYEMTKEHERREHLKTLDEEARKKEEEHYEEMKKKHADHPKINHPGSQDQLKEVWEEADGLDPNDFDPKTFFNLHDTNGDGYFDEQELEALFTKELEKIYDPTHEEDDMVEMEEERLRMREHVMNEVDTNKDRLVSLDEFITATNRKEFLEPDGWETLEQNPIYTEDELREFEEHLAREEQDLNLKSNELLKQREELERQQEQLNAQKMELQRAVEHMERLKTQKTEPPVQTKVPSAVEILPGDSQPMVQGHQQDLPTHS; encoded by the exons ATGTGGAGACTGTCACACTTCTGCTTGGTACTGTTTCTGTGGGCTTGTTTGGATGCACTTCCAGTTGCTGTGGATAAGACCAAAGTGAGCCCTCCAGCTGAGGAACTCGAGCCACCTAAAAGTGCA GACACTGGATTACACTATGATCGATATCTCAGAGAGGTTATTGATTTCCTGGAAAAGGACCCACATTTCAGAGAGAAACTTCATAACACAGACATGGAAGACATCAAG CAAGGGAAACTAGCTAAAGAGTTGGACTTTGTCAGCCATCATGTGCGGACTAAACTCGATGAGCTAAAGAGGCAAGAAGTGAACCGACTGCGCACCCTAATCAAAGTCAAACAAGACATGAATGGAGATAAAG GTATGACAGTGGACCACCAAGCACTTCTGAAACAGTTCGAGCATCTGGATCACGTGAATCCACATACATTTGAAGTGGAAGACTTGGATCGTCTCATTAAATCG GCCACAAATGACCTGGAAAACTTCGACAAGGAACGACACGAAGACTTCAAGAAGTACGAGATGACGAAGGAACATGAACGGAGGGAACATCTTAAAACACTGGATGAGGAAGCACGCAAAAAAGAGGAGGAACACTATGAAGAGATGAAGAAGAAACATGCAGACCATCCCAAAATCAATCACCCT GGCAGTCAAGACCAGTTGAAAGAGGTCTGGGAGGAAGCTGATGGTTTGGATCCCAACGATTTTGACCCAAAGACATTCTTCAACTTACATG ACACTAATGGAGATGGCTACTTTGATGAGCAAGAGCTCGAGGCACTGTTTACCAAAGAG CTGGAGAAAATCTATGATCCCACACATGAAGAGGATGACATGGTGGAAATGGAAGAGGAGAGACTTCGGATGAGAGAACATGTAATGAACGAG GTCGACACCAACAAAGACAGGCTCGTTTCACTAGATGAATTTATTACTGCCACAAATAGAAAAGAATTTCTAGAGCCAGATGGATGGgag ACTCTAGAACAGAATCCAATCTACACTGAAGATGAGTTGAGAGAGTTTGAGGAGCATCTTGCTCGAGAGGAGCAAGACCTGAACTTGAAGTCAAATGAACTGCTGAAACAGCGAGAGGAGCTGGAGAGACAACAGGAACAGCTTAATGCCCAGAAAATGGAGCTACAGCGG GCGGTGGAGCACATGGAGCGGttgaaaacacagaaaacagaGCCTCCAGTGCAAACCAAAG TACCTTCTGCTGTGGAAATACTACCTGGGGACAGTCAGCCTATGGTACAAGGTCACCAGCAAGACCTCCCCACACATTCTTAG